One segment of Luteolibacter rhizosphaerae DNA contains the following:
- a CDS encoding MotA/TolQ/ExbB proton channel family protein: MTWRTILPGAAGFLPGLASAQETATPPKQEIDLMHLYEAGGFTMPVLAIMSVLTVVLVLLYLLLLRRNAVVSDRFMNNAEALIRRNDFLGLISYCHRRNECIARITQRALEFMTKNSGATFSEVRDVAEAEGSRQASMLTTRVSYLADIGAIAPMVGLLGTVMGMIKSFYHVSDGGFQGARQMAFASGVSESLIATAGGLAIALPALMFYAYFRGKVQKLISDMEGAATHLIAVLRAQVDRHAAPQAAGPAAAQRRGREDYAMPVPSPLTEDRPDLHGI, from the coding sequence ATGACGTGGCGCACGATTTTACCGGGGGCGGCGGGCTTCCTGCCGGGCCTCGCCTCGGCTCAGGAGACGGCCACGCCGCCGAAGCAGGAGATCGACCTGATGCACCTGTATGAGGCCGGCGGCTTCACGATGCCGGTGCTGGCGATCATGTCCGTGCTGACGGTGGTGCTGGTACTGCTCTACCTGCTGCTGCTGCGCCGCAATGCGGTGGTGAGCGACCGCTTCATGAATAATGCGGAGGCGCTGATCCGCCGGAACGATTTCCTGGGCCTGATCAGCTACTGTCACCGCCGGAACGAGTGCATCGCGCGGATCACGCAGCGGGCGCTGGAGTTCATGACCAAGAACAGCGGTGCGACCTTCTCCGAGGTGCGCGATGTCGCGGAGGCGGAAGGATCACGCCAAGCGAGCATGCTGACCACGCGGGTTTCCTATCTGGCGGACATCGGTGCGATTGCGCCGATGGTGGGTTTGCTGGGCACGGTGATGGGGATGATCAAGTCCTTCTACCATGTGTCCGATGGCGGCTTCCAAGGAGCGCGGCAGATGGCCTTCGCGAGCGGTGTGTCCGAATCTCTGATCGCGACTGCGGGAGGTCTGGCAATCGCGCTGCCGGCACTGATGTTCTACGCCTATTTCCGCGGCAAGGTGCAGAAGCTGATTTCCGACATGGAAGGTGCGGCGACGCATTTGATCGCGGTACTACGCGCGCAGGTGGATCGCCATGCGGCGCCACAGGCGGCAGGTCCGGCGGCTGCCCAGCGCCGCGGGCGCGAGGACTACGCGATGCCGGTGCCGTCCCCGCTGACGGAGGATCGCCCGGATCTCCACGGTATCTGA
- a CDS encoding glycoside hydrolase family 57 protein — translation MPDVCLYFQVHQPNRLIPYDFFRIGEHAFYEDDGLNGEVLSKVAEKCYLPANALFQKAIKETKGRFRMALSISGTVIEQMEHHRPDVLRSFQDLVATGNVELLAETYYHSLAILHSKKEFERQVELHLDKLEEVFHVRPRVFRNTELIYNNAIAAQAETMGFDGILAEGVPWVLNGQSPNFLYRAPHVSQLKTILRNIGLSDDLGFRFSDKSWSEWPLTPEKFAKWLKKAPGDVVNLFLDYETIGEHQWKDTGIFEFWEALPEAVLDEDIKWVTPGEVVDLFRASKDYDCHWPTSWADAERDLSAWTGNVMQQEAIAKIHRLEEEVLAAKDPSLSHVWAKMQTSDHFYWMSTKGGTDGSVHQYFSPYGSAYDGYIYFMNALADLQIRLKRPQEKKESPEEE, via the coding sequence ATGCCCGACGTCTGCCTCTACTTTCAGGTGCATCAGCCGAACAGGTTGATCCCATACGATTTCTTCCGCATCGGTGAACACGCTTTCTACGAGGATGATGGGCTGAACGGTGAAGTTCTCTCGAAGGTTGCCGAGAAGTGCTATCTTCCTGCGAACGCACTCTTCCAGAAGGCGATCAAGGAGACGAAGGGGCGATTCCGGATGGCCCTGTCCATCAGCGGGACGGTCATCGAGCAGATGGAGCACCATCGCCCGGATGTGCTGAGGTCGTTCCAAGATTTGGTGGCCACCGGCAATGTCGAGTTGCTCGCCGAGACCTACTACCACTCGCTTGCCATCCTTCATTCGAAGAAGGAGTTCGAACGGCAGGTGGAGCTTCACTTGGACAAGCTGGAAGAAGTTTTCCACGTGCGGCCCCGGGTCTTCCGCAATACCGAGCTTATCTACAACAATGCCATTGCCGCCCAAGCGGAGACGATGGGCTTCGACGGCATTCTTGCTGAGGGAGTGCCTTGGGTTCTCAACGGGCAATCGCCGAATTTCCTGTATCGCGCGCCGCACGTCTCGCAGCTCAAAACGATTCTCCGCAACATCGGGCTCTCCGATGATCTGGGCTTCCGCTTCTCCGACAAGAGTTGGTCCGAATGGCCGCTGACTCCGGAGAAGTTTGCGAAATGGCTCAAGAAGGCTCCGGGCGATGTGGTGAATCTCTTCCTCGACTACGAGACGATCGGTGAGCACCAGTGGAAGGACACCGGGATCTTCGAGTTTTGGGAGGCTTTACCCGAGGCAGTGCTTGATGAGGATATCAAATGGGTCACTCCCGGTGAGGTGGTTGATCTCTTCCGCGCCTCCAAGGACTACGACTGCCACTGGCCTACTTCATGGGCAGATGCCGAGCGCGATCTCAGCGCTTGGACTGGAAACGTCATGCAGCAGGAAGCGATCGCCAAGATTCATCGCCTGGAGGAAGAGGTTTTGGCGGCGAAGGACCCGAGCCTCAGCCATGTCTGGGCGAAGATGCAGACCTCCGATCATTTCTATTGGATGTCTACCAAGGGAGGGACGGACGGGAGCGTTCATCAATACTTCTCGCCCTACGGCAGCGCCTACGATGGCTACATCTATTTCATGAACGCTCTTGCCGATCTTCAGATCCGGCTCAAGCGGCCCCAAGAGAAGAAGGAGTCGCCCGAGGAGGAATAG
- a CDS encoding excinuclease ABC subunit UvrC: protein MATAACKEKLRTVPHQPGVYLMKDRLGSIIYVGKARDLRKRLSSYFLASRKTRADLKTRALIDTIVDFEFHLVRNEAEALLLEGKLIKDYRPRYNVAFRDDKRFLLVKIQPSEPWPRFVLTRMKKDDGARYFGPFAHSGALRATISWLNRKFGLRACRPLNPGENDYKHCNADIIRNCSAPCILRTTREDYLRRIDEACLVLEGKGRREIFSDLEADMAKAAERLDFEKAALLRDVVDNLKKTLNPTRQFTRGRGVPTTVKPTEDLADLGEALGLPGPPRVMECFDISNVSSNHIVASMVRFTEGKPDNQNYRRYRIRTVAGQDDFASMAEVIRRRYSRILGENSQANPEEEYSQEDPVEMQRRFAREGRAKIVLPDLVIVDGGKGQLSMAVRELHNLGLHDLPVVGLAKQREEVFFPEKSDPLLIPHDRGALKLLQRIRDEAHRFANGYNALLYRRRMKESLLDDCPAISPKRKQTLLAKFGSVDRIRKASVQEIAALPGISGKSAAAILDWLA from the coding sequence GTGGCCACCGCGGCATGTAAGGAGAAACTCAGGACCGTCCCCCATCAGCCCGGCGTCTACCTCATGAAGGACCGCCTCGGCTCCATCATTTACGTTGGCAAGGCCCGCGACCTCCGCAAGCGACTCTCCTCCTACTTCCTCGCCTCCCGCAAGACACGCGCTGATCTCAAAACCCGCGCCCTCATCGATACCATCGTCGATTTCGAGTTCCACCTCGTCCGCAACGAGGCGGAGGCCCTGCTGCTGGAAGGCAAGCTGATCAAGGATTACCGCCCGCGCTACAATGTCGCCTTCCGCGACGACAAGCGCTTCCTGCTGGTGAAGATCCAACCGAGCGAGCCATGGCCGCGCTTCGTGCTCACCCGCATGAAGAAGGACGATGGTGCCCGCTACTTCGGCCCCTTCGCCCACTCCGGAGCACTCCGCGCCACCATCTCCTGGCTGAACCGCAAGTTCGGCCTGCGCGCCTGCCGCCCGCTCAATCCCGGCGAGAACGACTACAAACACTGCAATGCGGACATCATCCGCAATTGCTCCGCCCCCTGCATCCTCCGCACTACCCGCGAGGACTACCTGCGCCGCATTGATGAGGCTTGCCTGGTTCTTGAAGGCAAGGGCCGCCGCGAAATCTTCAGCGACCTCGAAGCCGACATGGCCAAAGCCGCCGAGCGACTCGACTTCGAGAAAGCGGCCCTGCTCCGCGATGTCGTCGACAATCTCAAGAAGACCCTCAACCCGACCCGCCAGTTTACCCGTGGTCGTGGCGTCCCCACCACCGTCAAGCCCACCGAAGACCTCGCCGATCTCGGCGAAGCCCTCGGCCTGCCCGGCCCGCCGCGCGTGATGGAGTGCTTCGATATTTCGAACGTCTCCTCGAATCACATCGTGGCCTCCATGGTCCGCTTCACCGAGGGCAAGCCGGACAACCAGAACTACCGCCGCTACCGCATTCGCACCGTCGCCGGGCAGGACGACTTCGCATCGATGGCGGAGGTGATCCGTCGCCGCTATTCGCGCATCCTTGGTGAGAACTCCCAAGCGAATCCCGAAGAAGAATACTCTCAGGAAGATCCCGTGGAGATGCAGCGCCGCTTCGCTCGCGAAGGCCGCGCCAAGATCGTTCTGCCCGATCTCGTCATCGTCGACGGCGGCAAGGGGCAGCTCTCCATGGCAGTTCGCGAGCTTCACAACCTCGGACTTCACGATCTTCCTGTCGTCGGCCTCGCCAAGCAACGCGAGGAAGTGTTCTTCCCCGAGAAAAGCGACCCCTTGCTCATCCCCCACGACCGCGGTGCCCTGAAACTCCTCCAGCGCATCCGCGATGAGGCCCACCGCTTCGCCAACGGCTACAACGCCCTCCTCTACCGCCGCCGGATGAAGGAAAGCCTCCTCGACGATTGCCCCGCCATCTCTCCCAAGCGCAAGCAGACCCTGCTCGCCAAGTTCGGCAGCGTCGATCGCATCCGTAAGGCCAGCGTCCAGGAAATCGCTGCCCTCCCCGGCATCTCCGGGAAGTCAGCCGCGGCCATCCTAGACTGGCTTGCTTGA
- a CDS encoding circadian clock KaiB family protein produces MKKASSTDENLRAMEAASAENAAACIKLRLYVIGDTQQSNRAIVNTRRICNEHLADRYHLDILNLREHPELAAVDQIIAAPTLVKIGPLPLRRFIGDMSDTRKILSGLGLDPSYPG; encoded by the coding sequence ATGAAGAAAGCCTCCTCTACCGACGAGAATCTCCGCGCCATGGAGGCCGCTTCTGCGGAAAATGCCGCTGCTTGCATCAAGCTCCGGCTTTACGTAATCGGCGATACGCAGCAGTCCAACCGCGCGATCGTAAACACCCGCCGGATCTGCAACGAGCATCTGGCGGACCGCTACCACCTCGATATTCTCAATCTAAGGGAGCATCCCGAGCTGGCGGCCGTGGATCAGATCATTGCGGCGCCCACGCTCGTGAAGATCGGACCGCTTCCGCTGCGCCGCTTCATCGGTGATATGTCGGATACGAGAAAGATCCTCTCCGGACTCGGTCTCGACCCCTCTTACCCGGGCTGA
- the kaiC gene encoding circadian clock protein KaiC, which yields MANRNNPPRKSLSAKQLSIPKAPTGITGLDEITEGGFPTGRPTLVSGSAGAGKTMLATEFLVRGATQFNEPGVFLMFEENSEELTANVRSLGFDLDKLSAEKKIVLDHVRIERSEIEETGEYDLEGLFIRLDHAIRSIGAKRVVLDTLEALFAGLPSHAILRAELRRLFRWLKERGITALVTGETGEASLTRYGLEEYVADCVITLDHRVTGQVSTRRLRVVKYRGSSHGTNEYPFLIGEHGLSVLPITSLRLDHAAPTERFPTGIDGLDQMLGGKGVFRGASILVSGSPGTGKSSIGASFVNAACRRGERAILFAYEESADQIVRNMRSIGLDLAPWIKKGLLQIHASRPTLQGLEQHLLAMHDLIADFNPSVVAVDPISNLTFVRDDIEVKPTLMRLIDHLKKHEITAVFTSLTSGANSTTAPEDSQVGVSSLMDVWLLLRNHEMNGERNRTIYVLKARGMSHSNQVREFLLNDSGISLVDVYIGTDGVLTGTSRVAQEARERSDAELRLQSHARKLRQLASKRKTIESQIAALQADLDVESAELDFSVAEEAARIENDRRNLDKMAIRRGSQLSAKDSLKKGKR from the coding sequence ATGGCGAATCGCAATAATCCTCCTCGGAAGTCTCTATCTGCCAAGCAGCTCTCTATCCCAAAGGCCCCCACGGGAATTACGGGTTTGGACGAGATCACGGAAGGCGGATTCCCCACGGGACGCCCGACACTGGTTTCAGGGAGTGCTGGCGCGGGTAAAACCATGCTAGCCACCGAATTCTTGGTGCGCGGTGCCACGCAGTTCAACGAGCCGGGGGTTTTTCTCATGTTCGAGGAGAATTCGGAGGAACTCACCGCGAATGTTCGTTCGCTCGGCTTCGACCTCGATAAGCTTTCCGCGGAGAAAAAGATCGTCCTCGACCATGTCCGCATCGAACGCAGCGAGATCGAGGAAACCGGCGAATACGACCTTGAGGGCCTCTTCATCCGCCTCGATCATGCCATCCGTAGCATCGGTGCCAAGCGGGTCGTGCTTGATACGCTTGAAGCCCTCTTCGCCGGACTCCCGAGCCACGCCATTCTCCGTGCCGAGCTCCGCCGGCTCTTCCGCTGGCTCAAGGAGCGCGGCATCACTGCCCTTGTCACGGGGGAAACCGGCGAGGCCTCCCTCACACGCTACGGCCTTGAGGAGTATGTCGCGGATTGCGTGATCACTCTGGATCATCGCGTAACCGGGCAGGTTTCAACCCGCCGTCTGCGTGTCGTGAAATACCGCGGCTCCAGCCACGGAACCAATGAATACCCCTTCCTGATCGGCGAGCATGGCCTCTCCGTGCTTCCGATCACCTCGCTGCGCCTCGATCACGCTGCTCCCACCGAGCGCTTCCCAACGGGCATCGACGGCTTGGACCAAATGCTCGGAGGAAAAGGGGTTTTTCGTGGTGCTAGCATCCTCGTCTCCGGTTCACCTGGCACTGGCAAGAGCAGCATCGGGGCAAGCTTCGTCAATGCGGCCTGCCGCAGGGGCGAACGTGCCATCCTTTTTGCTTACGAGGAATCCGCGGATCAAATCGTCCGGAACATGCGCTCGATCGGCCTCGACCTCGCCCCTTGGATCAAGAAGGGCCTGCTCCAGATCCATGCCTCCCGCCCTACCCTTCAGGGCCTTGAGCAGCACCTTCTCGCGATGCACGATCTTATCGCCGACTTCAATCCTTCCGTCGTCGCAGTCGATCCGATCAGCAACCTCACCTTCGTGCGCGATGACATCGAGGTGAAGCCTACTTTGATGCGCCTGATCGACCACCTCAAGAAGCACGAGATCACCGCGGTCTTCACCAGCCTTACCTCGGGAGCGAACAGCACCACGGCACCGGAGGATTCCCAAGTCGGGGTGTCCTCGCTGATGGATGTCTGGCTGCTCCTCCGCAACCATGAGATGAACGGCGAACGCAATCGGACTATCTACGTCCTCAAGGCTCGCGGCATGTCCCATTCGAATCAGGTTCGCGAGTTTCTCCTTAACGATAGTGGCATTTCGCTCGTCGATGTCTACATCGGCACGGACGGCGTGCTTACCGGGACCTCCCGCGTGGCTCAGGAAGCTCGCGAACGCTCCGATGCAGAACTGCGCCTCCAATCCCACGCCCGCAAGCTCCGCCAGCTTGCCAGCAAACGGAAGACGATCGAGTCTCAGATCGCCGCCCTCCAAGCCGATTTGGATGTGGAATCCGCGGAATTGGACTTCTCCGTTGCAGAAGAAGCGGCCCGCATTGAAAATGATCGCCGCAACTTGGACAAAATGGCGATACGCCGCGGTAGCCAGCTGTCCGCGAAAGACAGTCTAAAAAAAGGAAAGCGATGA
- a CDS encoding hybrid sensor histidine kinase/response regulator encodes MSAEDSTILQKLRAENADLHARLEEAEDTLRAIRHGEVDGLIVEGEPGPQVYILQSSDAESNRFRSDILSKVSEAVVALDANNKVIYFNTAAEEQYGIPTSEALGRPLTELYQYLWVRPEDEALSFAEIASTGHWRGENIHIRRDGVRIHVESSVSRLIDRDGMPGGLLAVIRDITGRRQAEAALRSSEERYRTLFNSIDEGFCVVEVLFTPDGEAYDYLFLETNPSFLHQTGLKDVVGKTSRQLMPGQSDEWYGIYGNVALTGEALRFERFAPTLRRHYDLYAMRVGEPGQNLVAIVFNDITQRKEAEEALRRNEALFVEIIRRAPGGVYVVDENLDIVEVNEKGRPVFSEAEPVIGRPLLEALSILWGEDLAESITARFRHTLETGEPFVSPRFTQTREDIGVVQSYEWELQRLALPGGSHGVVCYFSDITEEIRLKDALLAQTTALEEADRRKDEFLAMLAHELRNPLAPLRNAAEILQIDDTKPIDRAAAQRLIGRQIENMSRMIDDLLDVSRITEGKITLQKQTIPLAGILQSAANLIRPACTSQGQQLTVSLPSQPVYVHADPTRLEQVFGNLLGNASKYAGSSCHISISAELEPERNLVLIRVADDGAGIDPELLPRIFDLFVQSSRTLDRAHGGLGIGLTIVQRLVTMHDGFIEAHSDGLGRGTAFTIRLPVRDAPSTDSRATPAYTSSPKGLRMLIVDDNRDSAESMAMLQELSGHLTRIAHTGPEAILAATEFHPEVVLLDIGLPGMDGYEVARQLRALPDLTDAFLVALTGYGTSEDRQRAKDAGFNEHLVKPADLNQLRRWLQDLPR; translated from the coding sequence ATGAGTGCGGAAGATTCCACTATCCTGCAGAAACTCCGCGCCGAGAACGCCGATCTGCACGCACGGCTTGAAGAGGCGGAAGATACGCTGCGGGCGATCCGGCATGGCGAGGTGGACGGCCTGATCGTTGAGGGCGAACCCGGCCCCCAAGTCTACATCCTCCAAAGTTCGGACGCCGAATCAAACCGTTTTCGCAGCGATATCCTTTCAAAGGTCAGCGAGGCGGTGGTCGCACTAGATGCGAACAACAAGGTCATCTATTTCAACACTGCCGCCGAGGAGCAGTATGGCATTCCCACCTCCGAAGCGCTCGGACGCCCCCTCACCGAGCTCTACCAGTATCTCTGGGTGCGACCGGAAGACGAAGCCCTCTCCTTCGCGGAAATCGCATCCACAGGCCATTGGCGCGGCGAGAACATCCACATCCGCCGCGATGGCGTCCGCATTCATGTTGAGTCTTCCGTCAGCCGGCTGATCGATCGCGATGGAATGCCCGGTGGACTTCTCGCCGTCATTCGCGACATCACGGGACGACGTCAAGCGGAGGCAGCCCTGCGCTCTTCGGAAGAGCGCTACCGCACTCTCTTCAACTCGATCGATGAAGGGTTCTGCGTGGTTGAAGTGCTCTTCACTCCGGACGGCGAAGCCTACGACTACCTGTTCTTGGAGACCAATCCGTCCTTCCTCCATCAAACCGGACTGAAAGACGTTGTTGGCAAGACCTCCCGCCAACTCATGCCTGGGCAATCGGATGAGTGGTATGGAATCTACGGGAACGTCGCACTCACCGGGGAGGCCCTGCGCTTCGAGCGTTTCGCCCCCACCTTGCGCCGACATTACGACCTCTATGCCATGCGCGTCGGCGAGCCGGGCCAGAATCTCGTCGCCATCGTCTTCAACGACATCACCCAACGCAAGGAAGCGGAAGAAGCCCTGCGGCGAAATGAAGCGCTCTTCGTGGAGATCATTCGCCGCGCCCCGGGGGGCGTCTATGTTGTCGATGAAAACTTGGATATCGTAGAGGTGAATGAGAAGGGTCGGCCTGTTTTCTCCGAAGCGGAACCTGTGATCGGCAGACCCCTGCTCGAAGCGCTCTCCATCCTCTGGGGCGAGGATCTCGCCGAATCCATTACCGCCCGCTTCCGCCACACCTTGGAAACTGGCGAGCCTTTCGTGTCTCCGCGTTTCACCCAAACCCGCGAGGACATCGGCGTGGTTCAGTCTTACGAATGGGAACTTCAGCGCCTCGCCCTCCCCGGTGGCAGCCACGGCGTGGTCTGTTATTTCAGCGACATCACCGAGGAAATCCGGCTCAAGGACGCGCTGCTCGCCCAGACCACGGCTCTCGAGGAAGCGGACCGTCGCAAGGACGAATTCCTCGCCATGCTCGCCCATGAGCTGCGCAATCCGCTCGCCCCGCTCCGCAACGCCGCGGAGATTCTCCAGATCGACGACACCAAGCCGATCGACCGCGCGGCCGCCCAGCGTCTCATTGGCCGTCAGATCGAGAACATGAGCCGCATGATCGACGACCTCCTCGATGTCTCGCGCATCACCGAAGGCAAGATCACCTTGCAGAAGCAGACCATCCCCCTCGCCGGCATTCTCCAGTCCGCCGCCAATCTCATCCGCCCCGCCTGCACCTCGCAGGGCCAGCAGCTCACGGTCTCGCTTCCCTCGCAGCCGGTCTACGTCCACGCCGACCCCACCCGCCTCGAACAAGTCTTCGGGAACCTGCTGGGCAACGCTTCCAAGTACGCCGGCAGCAGTTGCCACATCTCGATCAGCGCGGAACTGGAGCCGGAGCGCAACCTGGTCCTCATCCGCGTCGCGGACGACGGAGCGGGCATTGACCCCGAACTTCTCCCCCGCATCTTCGATCTCTTCGTCCAATCCAGTCGCACCCTCGACCGAGCTCACGGAGGTCTCGGCATCGGCCTCACGATCGTTCAGCGCCTCGTCACCATGCACGACGGCTTCATTGAGGCACATAGCGACGGATTGGGCCGCGGCACCGCCTTCACCATCCGCCTCCCTGTCCGGGATGCTCCGTCGACCGATTCGCGGGCCACGCCGGCGTACACCTCCTCACCCAAGGGACTGCGCATGCTCATCGTGGACGACAACCGCGATTCCGCCGAGAGCATGGCCATGCTGCAGGAACTCTCCGGTCATCTCACCCGCATCGCCCACACCGGCCCGGAAGCCATCCTCGCCGCCACCGAGTTCCACCCCGAGGTCGTCCTTCTCGACATCGGCCTCCCCGGCATGGACGGCTACGAAGTCGCCCGCCAACTCCGCGCCCTCCCCGACCTAACGGATGCTTTTCTTGTTGCACTCACCGGCTACGGCACCTCCGAGGACCGCCAGCGGGCCAAGGACGCCGGCTTCAATGAGCACCTCGTGAAACCCGCCGACCTCAACCAGCTCCGCCGCTGGCTTCAAGACCTCCCCCGCTAA
- a CDS encoding ExbD/TolR family protein has product MKFRNHKMAPAELQLAPMLDVVFQLLIFFIVTFEFHRSEMDLKVSVPKAQEGADAKRARGEIIVNVRANGDVVVEGQTMSQDQLRTKLTAIAKLHENQPIRLRGDNEASYQTMVTVIDTCQKAGIWNISFATQRPSQ; this is encoded by the coding sequence ATGAAATTCCGCAATCACAAGATGGCGCCGGCGGAGCTGCAGCTCGCGCCGATGCTCGACGTGGTGTTCCAGTTGCTGATTTTCTTCATCGTGACCTTCGAGTTCCATCGTTCGGAGATGGATCTGAAGGTTTCAGTACCGAAGGCACAGGAAGGGGCGGATGCGAAGCGCGCGCGGGGCGAGATCATCGTGAACGTGCGGGCCAACGGTGACGTGGTGGTGGAGGGTCAGACGATGAGCCAGGACCAGCTGCGGACCAAACTGACGGCGATCGCCAAGCTGCACGAAAATCAACCGATCCGCCTGCGGGGGGACAACGAAGCGAGCTACCAGACGATGGTGACGGTGATCGATACCTGCCAGAAGGCGGGGATCTGGAACATCTCCTTCGCCACGCAAAGGCCGTCGCAGTAG
- a CDS encoding circadian clock KaiB family protein has protein sequence MKEPKSSSKPSSSGATVPAYQLRLYVAGQTSKSLAAFNNLKRICETHLAGQYRIELIDLLKTPQLAAGDQILAVPTLVRRLPEPIKKIIGDLSNEERVLVGLDVQPLTD, from the coding sequence ATGAAAGAGCCGAAATCCTCTTCCAAACCTTCATCTTCGGGGGCAACCGTCCCGGCTTACCAATTGCGTCTCTACGTCGCGGGCCAAACATCCAAGTCGCTCGCTGCCTTCAATAACCTGAAACGCATTTGTGAGACTCATCTCGCCGGCCAGTATCGCATTGAGCTGATCGATCTGCTCAAGACGCCGCAACTTGCCGCCGGAGATCAGATTTTGGCTGTACCCACCTTGGTCCGGCGCCTTCCGGAGCCGATCAAGAAGATCATCGGCGATCTCTCCAATGAGGAGCGTGTCCTTGTCGGCCTCGATGTCCAGCCGCTTACGGACTGA